A genome region from Arachis duranensis cultivar V14167 chromosome 8, aradu.V14167.gnm2.J7QH, whole genome shotgun sequence includes the following:
- the LOC107463344 gene encoding uncharacterized protein LOC107463344, with amino-acid sequence MLPLKLLRSLVLGESINHHPHLMHSHAHSEQQNEEEQDGRRRSRRRRIRARRRRSKTAGLLFLPTREIVTDTYRLAAIARTLGMDLFPTPSLSHIIFSNSTPFSSSLSPHSTPSSSLPSTATTTTTTTCSFSCSSSSWPLQDDAVPIPFPSLTPAPLTHLRYFVNLAAPFFKLVFFDGGAIAGDGSGGGGGGNWDCCSLSMYSRVTGERVDDMEGFCRVLAGKGWTFFRTQKRPPNAAADRGFSGGGGGSCEVYLFRKVDMNRVRVGRVGGGGGADGACRVRELRLPHLDFGNAPLRILQYILLMTDDIFCLA; translated from the coding sequence ATGCTTCCACTAAAGCTGCTTCGTTCTCTCGTCTTGGGTGAATCCATCAATCACCATCCACATCTCATGCATTCCCACGCTCATTCCgaacaacaaaatgaagaagaacaagatgGGAGAAGAAGATCCAGAAGACGAAGAAtaagagcaagaagaagaagatcaaaaaCTGCGGGTCTTTTGTTCCTTCCAACAAGAGAGATCGTAACCGACACATACAGACTCGCCGCCATTGCAAGAACCTTGGGAATGGACTTGTTCCCAACGCCATCTCTCTCCCACATCATCTTCTCCAACTCAACGCCATTCTCATCATCTTTGTCGCCGCATTCAACTCCTTCTTCTTCGTTACCTTCTactgccaccaccaccaccaccaccacctgctccttttcttgttcttcgTCTTCCTGGCCGCTCCAAGATGACGCCGTTCCGATCCCTTTCCCTTCCCTGACTCCGGCCCCATTGACCCACCTTCGTTACTTCGTCAACCTCGCCGCGCCATTCTTCAAGTTGGTATTTTTCGACGGCGGCGCAATTGCCGGAGATGGTAGcggtggaggaggaggaggaaattgGGATTGTTGCTCGTTGTCGATGTATTCTAGGGTTACCGGAGAGAGGGTCGATGATATGGAGGGGTTTTGCAGGGTTCTTGCTGGGAAAGGTTGGACCTTTTTCAGGACACAGAAACGGCCACCGAATGCGGCAGCGGATCGGGGTTTTTCCGGTGGTGGGGGTGGTAGTTGTGAGGTTTACCTGTTTAGGAAGGTTGATATGAACCGGGTTCGGGTGGGTCgggttggtggtggtggtggagcaGATGGAGCTTGTAGGGTTAGGGAGCTGAGGTTGCCACATTTGGATTTCGGGAATGCTCCTTTGAGGATCTTGCAGTATATTTTGCTCATGACTGATGATATCTTCTGCCTTGCATGA
- the LOC107463164 gene encoding nitrate regulatory gene2 protein-like, whose translation MAKGAPKLQQSSQLVSLCKEREEFIKKAKNFRYDFATSFVEYLESLLKIGDALNRYVDQELVICVDCSNISLSEINQSEEEEEEEEKKCLWESTSCKFEYDDGDCCTYDHDFDSYVTSNVSSCSSTHHHDHNHHDSEDHSQRLDFANKIETPKCGNWFNDEPLEQPMCFVYHNDRFMHDSTNASTMFVEDPQKNGTERNNSTWDFLDPFGMEYDFNAYDHDINESVVREREGIPELEEESEAYEQSSTMSIVFDEKETENEAKIGEDAQSEAEKTTEQCSECPATATPVSISKIDLKEAMLEVNNEFKNLFDSGEELKSLMEVGKLPYKPKSSKLRAFASCVLRPIFPSVKTSLILSYMLYKPSRAKVLSMRNNVHTSFSDLSSTLEELYVWEKKLSGAVMVVEKLRIQYERQYKKLKDLDGRGSEFDKIDDTLASVKLLNSEIDVAISSIGLISRNIDGLRDNKLISELNKLIEGLIRLWKIMSDCHHKQFQAISMAKSHVHILDSGGKKMPSAKATLRLERIALNWSMCFSNFINTQKSLVKNLNDWLRKHIIQEEIENSENGVDPIFNLCNDWCHEIHKISETIVSEAISTFASNLHQLYEKQNEEQLLKVKVQHFLRDYKHMLKYYCDKNGIKSKQCSCFYKMKSSEDFMETEVPLLRESDEKLAASRVRLVEEKKRHQEAIKHVNDLASSCFQPGLFTIFEALETFCLENLKIYEQLKLPN comes from the exons ATGGCCAAAGGAGCACCAAAGTTGCAACAATCTTCACAATTAGTGAGTTTATGCAAAGAGAGGGAGGAGTTTATCAAAAAGGCTAAGAATTTCAGGTATGATTTTGCCACATCCTTTGTTGAGTATTTAGAGTCCCTTTTGAAAATTGGTGATGCACTTAACCGTTATGTTGATCAAGAATTAGTGATTTGTGTTGATTGTTCCAACATATCTTTATCCGAAATTAATCAatctgaagaggaagaagaagaagaagaaaagaaatgctTATGGGAATCTACCTCATGTAAATTTGAATATGATGATGGAGATTGCTGCACTTATGATCATGATTTTGATTCATATGTGACTTCCAATGTTTCATCTTGTAGTAGTActcatcatcatgatcataatcatCATGATAGTGAAGATCATAGTCAAAGGTTGGATTTTGCAAATAAAATAGAGACCCCAAAGTGTGGAAATTGGTTCAATGATGAACCTTTGGAACAACCAATGTGTTTTGTTTACCATAATGATAGATTTATGCATGATAGTACAAATGCATCTACGATGTTTGTAGAAGATCCTCAGAAAAATGGAACTGAACGAAACAACTCTACATGGGATTTCTTGGATCCATTTGGCATGGAATATgatttcaatgcatatgatcatgataTCAATGAGAGTGTAGTGAGGGAGAGGGAAGGGATTCCAGAATTAGAAGAGGAAAGTGAAGCTTATGAACAAAGCTCAACAATGTCAATAGTGTTTGATGAGAAGGAAACTGAAAATGAGGCTAAGATTGGAGAAGATGCACAATCTGAAGCAGAAAAAACAACAGAACAATGTAGTGAGTGTCCTGCTACTGCTACACCAGTTTCTATTTCCAAGATAGATCTTAAGGAAGCAATGCTAGAAGTAAATAATGAATTCAAAAATCTATTTGATTCTGGTGAAGAATTAAAATCACTTATGGAAGTTGGCAAGCTACCATATAAACCTAAAAGCTCCAAATTAAGGG CCTTTGCTTCTTGTGTCCTGCGGCCGATATTCCCTTCAGTAAAGACGAGTTTAATCCTTTCCTATATGCTATACAAACCTTCTAGAGCAAAGGTTTTGTCCATGAGAAACAATGTTCATACATCATTTAGTGACCTTTCATCCACCTTGGAGGAACTTTATGTttgggaaaagaaactctctgGTGCAGTCATG GTTGTAGAAAAGCTTCGAATTCAATACGAAAGGCAGTACAAGAAGCTAAAAGATCTGGATGGTAGAGGTTCTGAGTTTGATAAGATTGATGATACTCTTGCTTCTGTCAAGCTTTTGAACTCAGAAATTGATGTAGCTATTTCATCAATTGGTCTAATATCAAGAAACATAGATGGATTAAGAGATAATAAGCTGATTTCTGAATTGAACAAATTGATTGAAGG gcTAATTAGATTGTGGAAGATAATGAGTGATTGTCACCATAAACAATTTCAAGCTATCTCCATGGCTAAAAGTCATGTACATATATTAGATTCTGGAGGGAAGAAAATGCCAAGTGCAAAAGCTACACTAAGACTAGAAAGAATTGCATTAAATTGGAGTATGTGCTTTAGTAACTTCATCAACACACAGAAATCCTTAGTGAAAAACTTGAATGATTGGCTCAGGAAGCACATAATCcaagaagaaatagaaaattCTGAAAATGGGGTTGATCCAATTTTCAACCTTTGTAATGATTGGTGCCATGAAATTCACAAGATCTCAGAAACTATAGTCTCAGAAGCCATTAGTACCTTTGCATCAAACTTGCACCAGTTATATGAGAAGCAGAATGAGGAACAGTTACTCAAAGTTAAAGTGCAACACTTTCTAAGGGATTATAAGCACATGCTTAAGTACTACTGTGACAAGAATGGAATCAAGTCAAAGCAGTGTTCAtgtttttacaaaatgaaaagcTCAGAAGATTTCATGGAAACTGAAGTTCCATTGCTTAGAGAATCTGATGAGAAATTAGCAGCTTCAAGGGTAAGATTGGTTGAAGAGAAAAAGAGACATCAAGAAGCTATTAAACATGTCAATGACCTTGCTTCAAGTTGCTTTCAACCGGGTCTATTTACAATTTTTGAGGCTTTGGAGACATTTTGTTTGGAAAATCTGAAAATTTATGAGCAGCTTAAACTTCCAAACTAA